Proteins encoded in a region of the Armatimonadota bacterium genome:
- the ilvB gene encoding acetolactate synthase: MAKMSGAQILLECLRQEGVEFIFGYPGGAVLPIYDALYDYRDIKHILVRHEQGAAHMADGYARATGKVGVCLVTSGPGATNLITGIATAQMDSIPMVALTGQVRTTNIGKDAFQETDAIGISMPITKHNYLLKRTEDIPRVIAEAFYIARSGRPGPVLVDIPLDVSLGKIEWDPSLYQKDPDIPSYRPTYKGHEMQIRKAAQAIKEAKRPVLYVGGGAVQSGAQAEVTELSERTNILVTTTLMGKGAIDENHPNSLGMLGMHGTAYANHAVHNCDLLIAVGARFDDRVTGKLDQFARYAKVIHIDIDPAEIGKVVHCDIPIVGDVKTVLRDLLKYVEPRPATEWNRQIMEWKRKFPLIYPRDGQMHAEYVIDEIWRVTEGNAIVTTGVGQHQMWAAQYYKVKRPRQFITSGGLGTMGFGMPAAIGVQLAFPNETVVCIDGDGSFQMTVQELMTAVVYELPIIVAIINNRSLGMVRQWQELFWSERYSEVDLQASPDFVKLAEAYGAIGMRVTRPEDVEPALREAMSQRKKPVIIDFVVPTEENVYPMIPSGQSIEQMMLRKDLEQLRASVDTDGEQWSFAEQEEILKQFVEQPARQ; this comes from the coding sequence ATGGCAAAAATGTCTGGAGCACAAATCCTGCTGGAGTGTCTGAGGCAGGAAGGCGTGGAGTTCATCTTCGGGTATCCGGGAGGCGCGGTCTTGCCCATCTACGACGCGCTGTACGACTACCGGGACATCAAACACATCCTGGTGCGCCATGAGCAGGGAGCGGCACACATGGCAGACGGCTATGCCCGTGCCACAGGAAAGGTGGGGGTCTGCCTGGTGACCAGCGGTCCGGGCGCTACCAACCTGATCACGGGAATCGCTACCGCGCAAATGGATTCGATCCCGATGGTTGCTCTTACCGGACAGGTGCGCACCACCAATATCGGCAAGGATGCCTTCCAGGAGACCGACGCCATCGGCATCTCCATGCCTATCACCAAACACAACTACCTGCTGAAACGCACGGAGGACATCCCGCGCGTTATCGCCGAAGCCTTTTACATCGCGCGATCGGGGCGCCCCGGTCCTGTGCTTGTAGACATCCCTCTGGACGTAAGCCTTGGCAAAATAGAGTGGGACCCGTCCTTATATCAGAAGGACCCGGACATCCCGTCCTATCGTCCCACTTACAAAGGGCATGAAATGCAGATTCGCAAAGCCGCCCAGGCGATTAAAGAGGCGAAGCGGCCGGTGCTGTATGTGGGCGGCGGCGCAGTGCAATCGGGCGCGCAGGCGGAGGTGACCGAGCTCTCCGAACGCACCAACATTCTGGTCACCACTACCCTGATGGGCAAAGGCGCCATCGATGAAAACCACCCCAACAGTTTGGGGATGCTGGGGATGCACGGAACCGCCTACGCGAACCACGCGGTGCACAACTGCGACCTGCTGATTGCGGTGGGCGCACGATTCGACGACCGCGTGACCGGCAAGCTGGACCAGTTCGCCAGGTACGCCAAGGTCATCCACATCGACATCGACCCGGCGGAAATCGGCAAGGTGGTGCATTGCGACATCCCGATAGTGGGCGACGTGAAGACCGTGTTGCGCGATCTGTTGAAGTACGTGGAGCCACGCCCTGCTACCGAGTGGAACCGCCAGATTATGGAATGGAAACGTAAGTTCCCACTCATCTATCCGAGGGACGGACAGATGCACGCGGAATACGTGATCGACGAAATCTGGCGGGTGACCGAAGGCAACGCCATCGTGACCACCGGTGTGGGACAGCACCAGATGTGGGCGGCGCAGTACTACAAGGTGAAGCGTCCGCGCCAATTCATTACCTCCGGTGGGCTGGGCACGATGGGCTTTGGGATGCCTGCTGCGATTGGCGTGCAGCTCGCCTTCCCCAACGAGACGGTGGTGTGCATCGACGGTGACGGCTCCTTCCAGATGACCGTGCAGGAGCTGATGACTGCAGTGGTATACGAGCTGCCCATCATCGTGGCGATTATCAACAACCGCTCGCTGGGCATGGTGCGCCAGTGGCAGGAGCTGTTCTGGAGCGAGCGCTACAGCGAGGTGGACCTGCAAGCCTCGCCCGACTTCGTGAAGCTGGCAGAGGCATACGGCGCCATCGGGATGCGCGTGACCAGGCCCGAGGACGTAGAACCAGCCCTGCGTGAGGCGATGAGCCAGCGAAAGAAGCCTGTGATTATCGACTTCGTGGTGCCAACCGAAGAGAATGTCTACCCGATGATCCCATCCGGACAGAGCATCGAGCAGATGATGCTGCGTAAGGACCTGGAACAGCTGCGCGCTTCGGTGGACACTGACGGCGAACAGTGGTCATTCGCTGAACAGGAAGAGATTCTGAAACAGTTCGTGGAACAGCCTGCAAGGCAATAA
- a CDS encoding acetolactate synthase small subunit has protein sequence MAGITDNGKEHQHTITALVQNHPGVLARVAGLFARRGFNIESLAVSVTENPEVSRMTIVARGDDRVLEQITKQLNKLIEVIRVVDYVEHTAVERELALIKVNAEPKDRSEILQLAEVFRGRVIDVGEKTFLIELTGGPDKIDAFARLMAPYGIREMARTGVIAMARGTKTA, from the coding sequence ATGGCAGGGATAACAGACAACGGCAAAGAACACCAGCATACGATTACCGCGCTGGTGCAGAACCATCCGGGTGTGCTGGCAAGGGTGGCAGGACTGTTTGCGAGACGCGGGTTCAATATCGAGTCGCTGGCGGTTTCGGTAACCGAGAACCCGGAGGTCTCGCGAATGACCATCGTGGCGCGAGGCGACGACCGCGTGCTCGAACAAATCACCAAACAGCTTAACAAGCTGATAGAGGTGATTCGTGTGGTGGATTATGTGGAACACACGGCGGTGGAACGCGAGCTCGCGCTCATTAAGGTCAACGCCGAACCGAAAGACCGCTCGGAGATACTGCAGCTGGCGGAGGTGTTTCGCGGTCGCGTGATCGATGTGGGTGAGAAGACGTTTCTCATCGAGCTCACCGGCGGACCGGACAAAATCGACGCCTTTGCCCGCTTGATGGCGCCCTACGGCATCCGGGAAATGGCTCGCACCGGCGTTATCGCCATGGCGCGCGGCACCAAAACAGCATAA
- the leuA gene encoding 2-isopropylmalate synthase has product MSSDGVRIYVFDTTLRDGEQSPGASLNVEEKIEIARQLERLGVDVIEAGFPISSPGDFRAVNEVSKIVQNAAVCGLTRAVHKDIEVAAEALKPAKRPRIHTGLGVSDIHLKYKLRMSREEALERGVDAVKFARRFVDEVEYFLEDAGRADPEYIYRVIEAVIKAGATVINVPDTTGYTVPEEFGALIRGIMNNVPNIDKAIVSVHCHDDLGMATANTLAGVLNGARQVEVTINGIGERAGNTSLEEVVMAIHTRKDVFKDMYTGINTTEIYKTSRLVSTLTGILVPPNKAIVGANAFAHSSGIHQDGVLKERTTYEIIDPRSVGITESKIILTARSGRHGVRHRLEELGYHFDGEQFERIYEKFLELADKKKQVYDEDLELLVADAASTVVQTYELVHVQALAGDKVVPTATVKLRHANGEERVATATGTGPVDAAYSAINKIVQAPNELLEFTMQAVTEGIDAMAEVTVRVRGQEGDVFTGRGSATDIVVASAKAYVQALNKLLDKRSGVRRTAIAEELERV; this is encoded by the coding sequence ATGAGTAGCGACGGGGTACGCATCTACGTTTTTGATACGACCCTGCGCGATGGAGAGCAATCTCCGGGTGCCTCCCTGAACGTGGAGGAAAAAATCGAGATCGCCAGGCAGCTGGAACGGCTTGGCGTCGACGTCATCGAAGCCGGGTTCCCCATCTCCTCACCTGGCGACTTTCGCGCGGTGAACGAGGTGAGCAAAATCGTGCAAAACGCGGCGGTATGCGGACTTACCCGCGCGGTGCATAAAGACATTGAGGTGGCAGCGGAAGCGCTCAAGCCCGCCAAACGCCCGCGTATCCACACCGGTCTGGGTGTTTCGGACATTCACCTGAAGTACAAACTGCGCATGTCGCGCGAAGAGGCGCTGGAACGTGGTGTGGATGCGGTGAAGTTCGCCCGACGCTTTGTGGACGAGGTGGAGTACTTCCTCGAAGACGCGGGACGCGCCGACCCCGAATACATCTACCGCGTTATCGAGGCGGTTATCAAAGCGGGCGCAACCGTGATTAACGTGCCAGACACCACCGGCTACACCGTACCCGAAGAGTTCGGGGCGTTGATTCGCGGCATCATGAACAACGTGCCCAACATCGACAAAGCCATCGTGTCGGTGCACTGCCATGACGACCTGGGCATGGCGACCGCGAACACACTGGCAGGCGTGCTCAACGGCGCAAGGCAAGTGGAGGTCACCATCAACGGCATCGGCGAGCGTGCAGGTAACACCTCGCTGGAAGAGGTGGTGATGGCGATACACACCCGTAAGGACGTGTTCAAAGACATGTACACGGGCATCAATACCACCGAAATCTACAAGACCAGCCGTCTGGTGAGCACATTGACCGGCATCCTGGTGCCGCCCAATAAAGCCATCGTGGGCGCGAACGCCTTTGCCCACTCGTCAGGCATCCATCAGGACGGCGTGCTGAAAGAGCGCACCACCTACGAGATTATTGACCCGCGTTCGGTAGGCATCACCGAAAGCAAGATTATCCTCACCGCGCGAAGCGGACGGCACGGTGTGCGCCACCGACTGGAGGAGCTGGGCTACCACTTCGATGGCGAACAGTTCGAACGCATCTACGAGAAATTCCTCGAGCTGGCGGATAAGAAAAAACAGGTGTACGACGAGGACCTGGAGCTGCTGGTTGCCGACGCCGCTTCTACGGTGGTGCAGACCTACGAGCTGGTGCACGTGCAGGCTCTGGCGGGAGATAAGGTGGTGCCGACCGCCACAGTGAAACTGCGTCACGCCAATGGTGAAGAGCGCGTCGCTACCGCCACGGGCACAGGACCCGTAGACGCCGCTTACAGCGCGATTAACAAGATCGTGCAGGCGCCTAACGAGCTGCTGGAGTTTACCATGCAGGCGGTGACAGAAGGCATCGACGCGATGGCGGAGGTGACCGTGCGCGTGCGAGGACAAGAAGGCGACGTGTTCACCGGCAGGGGCTCCGCCACCGATATCGTGGTCGCCAGTGCGAAGGCGTACGTGCAGGCTCTGAACAAGCTGCTGGACAAACGGTCAGGCGTGCGACGTACGGCTATCGCTGAAGAGCTGGAGCGGGTATAG
- the ilvC gene encoding ketol-acid reductoisomerase (NADP(+)), with product MARVYYDADADLSVLQNKTVAVIGYGSQGHAHAQNLRDSGVKVILGLRPGKSWSKAQVDGFEVFEVDEATRRADIIMILVNDEFQSALYESKIAPNLKEGSAIAFAHGFNIHFHQIIPPKNVDVFMVAPKGPGHLVRRMYTEGVGTPCLIAVYQDATGKARDLALAYAKALGGTRAGVIETTFKEETETDLFGEQVVLCGGTTALVKAAFETLVAAGYQPEVAYFECLHELKLIVDLMYESGITGMRYSISDTAQYGDMTRGPRIINEQARAEMQRILTEIQTGQFAKEWILENRANRPVFRALAAADENHPIEQVGRQLRAMMPWLKKPAVKPEDLQK from the coding sequence ATGGCACGAGTGTATTACGATGCGGACGCTGACCTCAGCGTGCTGCAGAACAAAACGGTTGCCGTTATAGGTTATGGAAGCCAGGGACACGCACACGCACAAAATCTGCGTGACAGCGGTGTGAAGGTGATTTTGGGACTTCGCCCGGGCAAGTCGTGGAGTAAGGCGCAAGTAGACGGATTCGAAGTATTTGAGGTGGACGAAGCCACCCGCCGCGCGGATATTATCATGATTCTGGTCAACGATGAGTTCCAGTCCGCGCTGTACGAGAGCAAAATCGCCCCCAACCTGAAGGAGGGCAGTGCGATTGCCTTTGCGCATGGCTTCAACATCCACTTTCACCAGATTATCCCACCGAAGAATGTGGACGTGTTTATGGTAGCTCCGAAGGGACCGGGACATCTGGTGCGGCGGATGTACACCGAAGGCGTGGGCACACCCTGCCTGATAGCGGTGTATCAGGACGCTACCGGCAAGGCACGTGATCTCGCGCTGGCGTACGCGAAGGCTCTGGGGGGCACTCGCGCCGGGGTCATTGAGACCACCTTCAAGGAAGAGACCGAGACCGACCTGTTCGGCGAGCAGGTGGTGCTGTGCGGCGGTACCACCGCGCTGGTGAAGGCGGCTTTCGAGACCCTCGTGGCGGCAGGCTATCAGCCAGAAGTGGCGTACTTCGAGTGCCTGCATGAGCTGAAGCTCATTGTAGACCTGATGTACGAATCCGGCATTACGGGAATGCGCTACTCCATCTCCGACACCGCGCAGTATGGCGATATGACACGCGGTCCGCGCATTATCAACGAGCAGGCGCGGGCGGAGATGCAACGCATCTTGACGGAGATTCAAACCGGTCAGTTCGCCAAAGAGTGGATTCTGGAGAACCGGGCAAACCGTCCGGTGTTTCGCGCTCTGGCAGCCGCCGACGAGAACCACCCGATTGAACAGGTGGGACGCCAGCTGCGCGCAATGATGCCCTGGCTGAAGAAGCCGGCAGTGAAGCCAGAGGATTTGCAAAAATAG